A portion of the Roseovarius sp. SCSIO 43702 genome contains these proteins:
- a CDS encoding aromatic ring-hydroxylating dioxygenase subunit alpha, which translates to MTRHDNSAFAKDRDRSGLPKWSFFSKELLEAEKDLLFRRHWQIVCHISDIPEPGDFVTFDIAGERALVIRDREGEVRAFHNLCRHRGSRVVAEETGRCRSAIICPFHGWVYNLDGTLRGASQPKSLPDLDPEEWSLKTIEMDTWQGFIFVRFQPGPQRPISEILARHDAEVSQYRLDTIAPSGAGFWTEHIDANWKCVRDVDNEGYHVPMAHPGLHDLYGNGYHDEPFHDGTSRSFGSFREGQGRHWSVRHYKSILEAPSRLDEDHAGAWLYIGIFPNFVIGFYPDSVMFYQEYPTSVGTCLQRSATYRYPDEDRRLRLARYLSGRIDRITSDEDTQLIEWTWEAAFSSGYDGIILSDLEIGVQSYHDELRRHFPILRSTEEPPEGTLLARNAALLQEAK; encoded by the coding sequence ATGACACGTCACGACAACTCCGCTTTCGCCAAGGACCGGGATCGCTCCGGCTTGCCCAAGTGGAGCTTCTTCAGCAAGGAACTTCTGGAAGCTGAGAAGGATCTGCTCTTCCGGCGACACTGGCAGATCGTCTGCCACATCTCCGACATCCCCGAACCGGGTGATTTCGTGACGTTCGACATTGCAGGCGAGCGAGCGCTCGTGATCCGCGACCGCGAAGGGGAGGTGCGAGCGTTTCATAACCTGTGCCGTCACCGCGGCTCCCGCGTCGTGGCCGAGGAGACGGGGCGATGCCGATCGGCCATCATCTGCCCCTTCCACGGGTGGGTCTACAATCTCGACGGGACGCTTCGCGGCGCGTCACAGCCCAAGTCTCTCCCCGACCTCGACCCCGAGGAATGGAGCCTCAAGACCATCGAGATGGATACATGGCAGGGTTTCATATTCGTGAGGTTCCAGCCCGGCCCGCAGCGCCCCATTTCCGAGATCCTGGCGCGCCACGACGCGGAAGTCTCGCAATACCGGCTCGACACGATCGCGCCCTCGGGGGCCGGGTTCTGGACCGAACATATCGACGCCAACTGGAAATGCGTCCGGGACGTCGACAACGAGGGATATCATGTCCCCATGGCCCATCCCGGCCTCCACGACCTCTACGGCAACGGCTATCACGATGAGCCTTTCCATGACGGGACTTCGCGATCCTTCGGGTCGTTCCGCGAAGGCCAGGGCCGGCACTGGAGCGTGCGGCACTACAAGTCAATCCTCGAGGCGCCTTCGCGACTTGACGAGGATCATGCCGGTGCGTGGCTCTACATCGGCATTTTCCCCAACTTCGTGATCGGCTTCTACCCCGACAGCGTGATGTTCTACCAGGAATACCCTACCTCCGTCGGCACCTGCCTGCAGCGCAGCGCCACCTATCGCTACCCCGACGAGGACCGCAGGCTGCGCCTTGCGCGCTATCTCAGCGGGCGGATCGACCGGATCACGAGCGACGAGGACACCCAGTTGATCGAATGGACTTGGGAAGCGGCGTTCTCGTCCGGCTACGACGGGATCATCCTCTCCGACCTCGAAATCGGTGTGCAGAGCTATCACGACGAGTTGCGCCGCCACTTCCCGATCCTTCGCTCGACCGAGGAGCCGCCGGAGGGTACGTTGCTGGCGCGCAATGCCGCGCTCCTGCAAGAGGCGAAATGA
- a CDS encoding TetR family transcriptional regulator C-terminal domain-containing protein, producing MNIPSPKPRKERTENAEKRRAQLVDATLRSIAANGLAKTTLATVAAEAGLSQGVAVFYFKSKTALLTGALRALYDRYDATWREALARAGNDPVDRLAALVLADFDPEICNAETLSVWFAFWGEQKFTPQFAEVSAEYDAARGGAIRDICAELRPGADREEAARIADWIDTLTDGYWQHLHVFPEKNSREGAARAALELLATLLPEHADRLRR from the coding sequence ATGAACATACCCTCCCCGAAACCCCGCAAGGAACGCACCGAAAACGCCGAGAAGCGCCGGGCGCAGCTTGTCGATGCGACGTTGAGGTCGATCGCCGCCAACGGGCTGGCAAAGACCACCCTGGCGACCGTGGCCGCCGAGGCGGGACTCTCGCAAGGGGTCGCCGTGTTCTACTTCAAGTCGAAGACCGCGCTTCTGACCGGGGCCTTGCGGGCACTGTACGACCGGTACGATGCCACCTGGCGCGAGGCGCTGGCGCGCGCGGGCAACGATCCGGTGGACCGCCTCGCAGCGCTGGTCCTTGCCGATTTCGACCCCGAGATCTGCAACGCGGAAACCCTGTCCGTCTGGTTCGCCTTCTGGGGCGAGCAGAAATTCACCCCGCAATTCGCTGAAGTCTCGGCAGAATACGATGCGGCGCGCGGCGGGGCGATCCGCGATATCTGCGCCGAGCTACGCCCCGGTGCGGACCGGGAGGAGGCCGCGCGGATCGCGGATTGGATCGACACCCTCACCGACGGGTATTGGCAGCACCTGCACGTCTTTCCCGAGAAGAACAGTCGCGAAGGCGCCGCACGCGCCGCGCTCGAGCTTCTCGCGACGCTTCTGCCCGAACATGCCGACCGGCTCAGGCGCTGA
- a CDS encoding SRPBCC family protein yields the protein MLDDGKLTKLQALCDAAVPGHALPREFYSDPDVYEADIRDYWNHHWIWVGHVSQVAEPGAFFLFDYGPESIIVVRDREGRLGAFLNVCRHRGSRVCVARSGTARVFSCPYHAWTFELDGRLRRATHMDEDFAPEEHGLFKVHLRVFEGLIFVSTGDEPPELDEGLAGMRDAVAPYRLDRLKIAHEASYPVPANWKLAIENYMECYHCAPAHHDYSRSHSLKDPDSITPELRAAMEAEVEAAGLLPAKFGRDSLAAPVGMDFWLNRYPLYPGYTTGSKDGALLAPLLGNLKAPVAAATDMQIGILNNFLIYSDHVVGYRFVPRGVQQTDIEMVWLVREDAEEGRDYDVGALTWLWHVTTLDDERIIRVNQEGVNSHHFVPGPLSSMEWGIRTFYAGYLDRLRAAATS from the coding sequence ATGCTCGACGATGGAAAACTGACCAAGTTGCAGGCGCTTTGCGATGCGGCCGTGCCCGGTCACGCGCTGCCGCGCGAATTCTATTCCGATCCCGATGTCTACGAGGCCGATATCCGCGACTACTGGAACCACCACTGGATCTGGGTCGGGCACGTCAGCCAGGTGGCGGAACCGGGGGCGTTCTTCCTGTTCGACTATGGCCCCGAATCGATCATCGTCGTGCGTGATCGCGAGGGGCGGTTGGGCGCGTTTCTCAACGTCTGCCGTCACCGTGGGAGCCGGGTCTGCGTTGCCCGTTCGGGCACAGCGCGCGTTTTCTCCTGCCCCTACCACGCCTGGACCTTCGAACTCGACGGCCGCCTGCGCCGGGCCACGCATATGGACGAGGATTTCGCGCCCGAGGAACACGGGCTGTTCAAGGTGCACCTCCGCGTTTTCGAAGGTCTGATCTTCGTCTCGACCGGCGACGAGCCGCCCGAGCTCGACGAAGGACTTGCAGGCATGCGCGATGCGGTCGCGCCCTACCGTCTCGACCGGCTGAAGATCGCGCACGAGGCGTCCTATCCGGTGCCCGCCAACTGGAAGCTCGCCATCGAGAATTACATGGAATGCTATCACTGCGCGCCGGCGCACCACGACTATTCACGCTCGCACAGCCTGAAGGATCCCGACAGCATTACGCCGGAACTGCGCGCCGCCATGGAGGCCGAGGTCGAGGCGGCGGGCCTGCTGCCGGCGAAATTCGGTCGTGACAGCCTTGCGGCGCCGGTGGGGATGGATTTCTGGCTCAACCGTTATCCGCTCTACCCGGGCTACACGACGGGCAGCAAGGACGGGGCGCTGCTTGCTCCGCTCTTGGGCAATCTGAAGGCACCGGTCGCCGCTGCCACGGACATGCAGATCGGGATCCTCAACAATTTCCTGATCTACAGCGATCACGTGGTAGGCTACAGGTTCGTTCCCCGTGGCGTGCAGCAGACGGATATCGAGATGGTTTGGCTCGTGCGCGAGGATGCCGAGGAGGGGCGGGATTACGACGTGGGGGCGCTCACATGGCTCTGGCATGTGACGACCTTGGACGACGAGCGGATCATCCGCGTCAATCAGGAAGGCGTGAACTCGCACCATTTCGTGCCCGGCCCGCTTTCGTCGATGGAATGGGGCATCCGGACCTTCTATGCCGGCTACCTCGACCGTCTGCGCGCCGCGGCAACCAGTTGA
- a CDS encoding cupin domain-containing protein, translated as MKPIKQTERRVANVRNAEFTEFVSNGKPDGEGLQLGREKPFGVGFYVYRMAPGTTTQPHTHKGPEEFYIIEGDLTDNDGTEYGPGDLVWLADGTQHCSTTKNGCLIVVYTHEPDGAVSA; from the coding sequence ATGAAGCCCATCAAGCAAACCGAGCGCCGCGTGGCCAACGTGCGCAACGCAGAATTCACCGAGTTCGTTTCGAACGGCAAGCCGGATGGCGAGGGCCTGCAGCTGGGGCGGGAGAAGCCCTTCGGTGTCGGATTCTATGTCTATCGCATGGCACCGGGCACGACCACGCAGCCGCATACGCACAAAGGGCCCGAGGAGTTCTATATCATCGAGGGCGATCTGACCGACAACGACGGAACGGAATACGGCCCCGGCGATCTTGTCTGGCTTGCGGACGGCACCCAGCATTGCTCGACCACGAAGAATGGCTGCCTCATCGTCGTCTACACCCACGAGCCTGACGGGGCGGTCAGCGCCTGA
- a CDS encoding acyltransferase — protein MTTTNEVPRGMMASAVWAAENTPAKRNRAVDFYRAVAISFVILGHWFLVAPVIRDGEIAFPILLAEQPWTQYLTWLFQVMPVFFFVGGFANALSWTSARRDRRTARAWISGRLARLLKPTVPLVIVWSIAAAVATQLGVAPDLIALTSQAALVPIWFLAVYIVITLVVPLSYAVHERLSFGSVIILALGAILVDAVAFGLDQEWLRWVNYGFVWLAVHQLGYWWNDAARPGLVALGLVALGLAWLYVLIGILDFPVAMVSVPGDEFSNTRPPTTAMLGLGCVQVGIILLLAGPVSRWLRRTRPWAVVILLNQMIMTVYLWHMTAMILVVGIAVLLGGLGLGVDPGTAEWWTLRPLWLLIFGAALLPLVLVFVRFESGSRGGVEGAPGPAQAVLGACVTCAGLVMMALSGIGADMALGVNWIALVAVLVGVFLATRRIA, from the coding sequence GTGACAACTACCAATGAGGTGCCGCGCGGCATGATGGCCAGCGCGGTCTGGGCGGCCGAGAATACACCTGCGAAGCGGAACAGGGCGGTCGATTTCTATCGGGCGGTGGCGATCTCTTTCGTCATCCTCGGTCATTGGTTCCTCGTCGCACCGGTGATCCGCGATGGCGAGATCGCGTTCCCGATCCTCCTGGCCGAGCAGCCGTGGACGCAATACCTGACCTGGCTTTTCCAGGTGATGCCGGTCTTCTTCTTCGTGGGCGGCTTTGCCAACGCGCTGTCCTGGACATCCGCGCGCAGGGACAGGCGAACCGCGCGGGCGTGGATCTCCGGCAGACTTGCGAGATTGCTCAAACCGACTGTCCCGCTCGTCATCGTCTGGAGCATCGCGGCGGCCGTGGCCACGCAGCTTGGCGTCGCGCCCGATCTCATCGCGTTGACATCGCAGGCGGCGCTGGTGCCGATCTGGTTTCTTGCGGTCTATATCGTCATCACGCTTGTTGTCCCGCTGAGCTATGCGGTCCACGAGCGGCTGAGTTTCGGATCGGTCATCATCCTGGCGCTGGGCGCGATCCTCGTGGATGCTGTGGCCTTCGGTCTCGACCAGGAATGGCTGCGATGGGTCAACTACGGTTTCGTCTGGCTTGCCGTCCATCAGCTTGGATACTGGTGGAACGACGCGGCGCGTCCCGGCCTGGTGGCGCTCGGGTTGGTCGCACTGGGTTTGGCATGGCTCTATGTGCTGATAGGAATACTGGATTTCCCGGTGGCGATGGTCAGCGTTCCGGGCGACGAGTTTTCCAACACTCGGCCGCCGACGACCGCCATGCTGGGGCTCGGTTGCGTCCAGGTCGGCATCATCCTGTTGTTGGCAGGTCCGGTTTCCAGGTGGCTTCGGCGCACCCGGCCCTGGGCCGTGGTGATCCTCCTCAACCAGATGATCATGACGGTCTACCTGTGGCATATGACCGCGATGATCCTCGTGGTCGGTATTGCGGTTCTCTTGGGCGGTCTCGGCCTCGGGGTCGATCCCGGCACCGCGGAGTGGTGGACCTTGCGGCCGCTGTGGCTTCTGATCTTCGGTGCGGCGCTTCTGCCGCTGGTCCTTGTGTTCGTGCGGTTCGAATCCGGAAGTCGCGGCGGGGTCGAGGGAGCGCCCGGCCCGGCACAAGCGGTGCTAGGGGCATGCGTGACCTGTGCCGGCCTTGTCATGATGGCGCTTTCGGGTATCGGAGCCGACATGGCGCTGGGGGTGAACTGGATCGCGCTGGTGGCGGTTCTTGTCGGCGTTTTCCTCGCCACTCGTCGCATCGCATGA
- a CDS encoding aminotransferase — MTNQPTTEDLQEWDRTHNVHPWIAMDAWRDYDLPVMGGAKGIYLWDSEGRRFIDGPGGMWCVQIGYGRKEMADAIADQVTLMPYNSPWSSTTEPAAVLARRLAEMAPGDLNNVHFTTGGSTAVDSAIRAMHFMNNRMGRPEKKIVIGRDKGYHGSTYLAASVTGKEREVSILDKAEDLVRFLPDVNPYRRPEGMTEEAWCDEKVADLERMIETEGAERIGAFIAEPILSSGGVIVPPKGYQKRTWEVCRKHDILYISDEVVTGFGRLGHWFASEEVFGIQPDIITCAKGLTSGYLPLGACIISDSVMERMAGDEPAMFSNGYTYSGHPVCCAAALKNIEIMEREGILEHVREISPYFQQRLRELAKFDIVGDVRGEGLLACVEGKPLDGKATLSADKKFGAILDEACEKRGLLVRPLYNMAVFSPPLIITREEIDTMFGILEESLEEVAREFGS, encoded by the coding sequence ATGACCAACCAGCCAACGACCGAAGATCTCCAGGAATGGGACCGCACGCATAACGTTCACCCGTGGATCGCGATGGATGCCTGGCGCGATTACGACCTGCCGGTCATGGGCGGCGCGAAGGGCATCTATCTCTGGGACAGCGAGGGACGTCGTTTCATCGACGGGCCGGGCGGCATGTGGTGCGTGCAGATCGGATACGGGCGCAAGGAAATGGCCGACGCGATCGCCGATCAGGTGACGCTCATGCCTTACAATTCGCCGTGGAGTTCGACCACCGAGCCCGCGGCGGTGCTCGCGCGGCGGCTTGCCGAAATGGCGCCCGGCGATCTCAACAACGTGCATTTCACGACCGGCGGGTCGACCGCCGTCGATAGCGCGATCCGCGCGATGCATTTCATGAACAACCGCATGGGTCGGCCCGAGAAGAAGATCGTGATCGGCCGCGACAAGGGCTATCACGGTTCGACCTACCTTGCCGCCTCGGTGACGGGGAAGGAACGCGAGGTGTCGATCCTCGACAAGGCCGAGGATCTCGTGCGGTTCCTGCCGGATGTGAACCCGTATCGGCGCCCCGAAGGCATGACGGAAGAAGCGTGGTGCGACGAGAAGGTCGCCGATCTCGAGCGGATGATCGAGACCGAGGGCGCCGAGAGGATCGGCGCGTTCATCGCCGAACCGATCCTGAGTTCAGGCGGTGTCATCGTGCCGCCCAAGGGTTATCAGAAGCGGACCTGGGAGGTGTGCCGCAAGCACGATATCCTCTACATTTCGGACGAGGTCGTGACCGGGTTCGGCCGGCTCGGACATTGGTTCGCCTCCGAGGAGGTGTTCGGCATTCAGCCCGACATCATCACATGCGCGAAAGGACTGACCAGCGGGTATCTGCCGCTTGGGGCCTGTATCATCTCGGACAGCGTGATGGAGAGGATGGCAGGTGACGAGCCGGCGATGTTCTCGAACGGGTACACCTATTCCGGCCACCCGGTATGCTGTGCCGCCGCGCTCAAGAACATCGAGATCATGGAACGCGAAGGCATCCTGGAGCATGTGCGCGAGATCAGCCCCTATTTTCAGCAGCGTCTGCGAGAGCTTGCGAAATTCGACATCGTGGGTGACGTGCGCGGCGAGGGGCTCCTGGCCTGTGTCGAGGGCAAGCCCCTGGACGGCAAGGCGACGCTTTCGGCCGACAAGAAGTTCGGCGCGATCCTTGACGAGGCCTGCGAGAAGCGCGGCCTGCTGGTGCGGCCACTCTACAACATGGCCGTTTTCTCGCCGCCTCTGATCATCACCCGAGAGGAGATCGACACGATGTTCGGCATCCTCGAGGAATCGCTGGAAGAGGTCGCGCGGGAATTCGGCAGCTAA
- a CDS encoding methyltransferase domain-containing protein: protein MSEHYDDNQTGLLQALWGDGFLSPGGADEVARVLEGLDLKGKKVLDIGCGTGAIPVLLARDHGAAHVTGIDVEDGVCALARERVVDAKLGDRVAIMQVTPGPFPFADETFDLVFSKDSIIHIPDKEALAREVFRVLRPGGWFAASDWLISHDEAPSPEMQRYLALEDIGMEMASPERYAHALEAAGFERVTTRNRNPWYREVAREELATIAGPRRREFEAASGKDFIERSIETWTAMIHVLDTGEHCPHHLRAQKPGKAAG, encoded by the coding sequence ATGAGCGAGCATTACGATGACAACCAGACCGGCCTGCTTCAGGCGCTCTGGGGCGATGGATTCCTCTCGCCCGGCGGCGCCGACGAGGTCGCACGGGTGCTCGAAGGGCTCGACCTGAAAGGCAAAAAGGTGCTCGACATCGGCTGTGGAACCGGGGCGATCCCGGTCCTTCTCGCACGGGATCACGGTGCCGCGCATGTCACCGGTATCGACGTGGAGGATGGCGTCTGCGCACTCGCCCGGGAGCGCGTGGTCGACGCGAAGCTGGGCGACCGTGTCGCGATCATGCAAGTCACGCCGGGACCATTCCCCTTTGCGGATGAAACCTTCGACCTGGTCTTCTCCAAGGACAGCATCATACACATCCCCGACAAGGAGGCCCTTGCGCGCGAGGTGTTCCGCGTCCTGCGGCCGGGCGGCTGGTTCGCCGCGTCCGACTGGCTGATCTCGCATGACGAGGCGCCCAGCCCCGAGATGCAGCGCTACCTCGCGCTCGAGGATATCGGAATGGAGATGGCATCGCCCGAGCGCTACGCCCACGCCCTCGAAGCCGCGGGCTTCGAGAGGGTGACGACCCGCAACCGCAACCCCTGGTATCGCGAAGTGGCCCGCGAGGAACTGGCGACGATCGCGGGACCACGCCGCCGCGAGTTCGAAGCCGCAAGCGGCAAGGACTTCATAGAACGGTCCATCGAGACCTGGACGGCGATGATCCATGTGCTCGACACCGGCGAGCATTGCCCCCACCATCTGCGCGCGCAAAAGCCCGGCAAAGCCGCCGGGTGA
- a CDS encoding DctP family TRAP transporter solute-binding subunit, translating into MKFTTTLAAAALAIGATATGASAACDDGEIVIKFSHVTNTDKHPKGIAASLLEKRVNEEMDGKACMEVFPNSTLYDDNKVLEALLQGDVQLAAPSLSKFEAFTKKYRIFDLPFMFKNIDAVNEFQASEAGQALKDDMNRRGLQGLAFWHNGMKQMSANKPLIEPSDAEGLRFRVQSSDVLVAQMEAIGGSPQKMAFSEVYGALQQGVVDGQENTWSNIYGKKFFEVQDGITETNHGILDYLVVTSTEWLEGLEPEVRDQFLTILEEVTEARNSESAKVNQAAKQSIIDAGGTIRELTPEQREKWVEVMKPVWEQFADDVGQENIDAAQKINESM; encoded by the coding sequence ATGAAGTTCACAACCACACTGGCCGCCGCGGCCCTGGCCATCGGTGCGACAGCGACCGGCGCAAGCGCCGCCTGCGACGACGGAGAGATCGTCATCAAGTTCAGTCACGTCACCAATACCGACAAGCATCCCAAGGGCATCGCCGCGTCGCTCCTGGAAAAGCGCGTCAACGAGGAAATGGACGGAAAGGCCTGCATGGAGGTCTTCCCCAACTCGACGCTCTACGACGACAACAAGGTGCTCGAGGCACTGTTGCAAGGTGACGTGCAACTTGCCGCGCCGAGCCTGTCGAAATTCGAGGCCTTCACCAAGAAATACCGCATTTTCGACCTGCCTTTCATGTTCAAGAACATCGACGCGGTGAACGAATTCCAGGCCTCCGAAGCCGGTCAGGCGCTCAAGGACGACATGAACCGGCGCGGTCTCCAGGGGTTGGCCTTCTGGCACAACGGCATGAAGCAGATGTCCGCAAACAAGCCGCTCATCGAACCCTCCGACGCCGAGGGCCTCCGCTTCCGCGTGCAATCCTCCGACGTGCTCGTAGCGCAGATGGAAGCGATCGGCGGCAGCCCTCAGAAAATGGCGTTTTCGGAAGTCTACGGCGCGTTGCAGCAGGGTGTCGTCGACGGTCAGGAAAACACGTGGTCGAACATCTATGGCAAGAAGTTCTTCGAGGTGCAGGACGGCATCACCGAGACGAACCACGGCATTCTCGACTATCTTGTCGTGACCTCGACCGAGTGGCTGGAGGGGCTCGAGCCCGAGGTGCGCGATCAATTCCTGACCATCCTCGAAGAGGTCACGGAAGCGCGCAACAGCGAGAGCGCGAAGGTCAACCAGGCCGCTAAGCAGTCGATCATCGACGCCGGCGGCACGATCCGCGAGCTGACGCCCGAACAGCGCGAGAAATGGGTCGAGGTGATGAAACCCGTGTGGGAGCAATTCGCGGATGATGTCGGGCAGGAAAACATCGACGCGGCGCAGAAGATCAATGAAAGCATGTAA
- a CDS encoding SGNH/GDSL hydrolase family protein, with the protein MFRLFSFLALLFVAACSEPVPTDGRSSVLMMGDSLLATHQIGGRSVGHLLEREIEAPVTDRSVKGARIIYALPVSGSLGLNIGRQYRPGPWEWIIVNGGGNDLWFGCGCGRCKTTLDRLISPDGRDGRIPSLVTRLRQTGAKVIYVGYLRSPGVGSPIEHCRNEAEGLEGRISALAARDPGLTFLSLTDLVPDGDRSFHALDMIHPSPKATRAIAKRIAKIMASD; encoded by the coding sequence ATGTTCAGACTGTTCTCGTTTCTCGCCCTTCTCTTCGTCGCGGCTTGCAGCGAGCCGGTTCCGACGGATGGCAGGTCCAGTGTCCTGATGATGGGCGACAGTCTCTTGGCCACGCACCAGATCGGCGGTCGGTCAGTCGGTCACCTGCTCGAACGCGAGATCGAGGCGCCCGTCACCGACCGTTCGGTAAAGGGCGCACGCATCATCTATGCCCTTCCCGTGTCGGGCAGTCTCGGTCTCAATATCGGGCGTCAGTACCGGCCAGGTCCATGGGAATGGATCATCGTGAACGGCGGCGGGAACGATCTGTGGTTCGGTTGCGGCTGTGGTCGTTGCAAGACGACACTAGACCGGCTGATCTCACCGGATGGGCGCGACGGGCGGATACCGTCCCTCGTCACGCGCCTCCGCCAAACCGGCGCGAAAGTGATCTATGTGGGCTACCTCCGGAGTCCCGGCGTCGGCTCTCCCATCGAGCATTGCCGGAACGAGGCCGAAGGCCTCGAAGGCCGCATCTCCGCGCTGGCGGCGCGCGATCCGGGCCTGACGTTCCTGTCGCTCACCGACCTCGTGCCGGACGGCGACCGGAGCTTCCATGCCCTCGACATGATCCATCCCTCCCCCAAGGCGACGCGCGCCATTGCAAAGCGAATAGCGAAGATCATGGCCTCCGACTGA
- a CDS encoding NAD-binding protein, with the protein MADPRYSILFEPVRIGPVTARNRFYQVPHCTGLGHLRPRADAATRAIKAEGGWAVVSNQETEIHPSSDLTPFPEHRLWDERDIPALRLMTERVHEHGALAAIELVHNGYHAANLGSRAPVLAPSDVALHTLVPKQARAMDKSDLRDLRRWHRAAALRAKEAGFDIVYCYAGHGMTIAQHFLSPLLNTRGDEYGGSLENRARLLRELVEDTKEAVGDTCAVALRFAVDEMQGVDGMQAHEEGRAVVELLSELPDLWDVNVSDWSNDSATSRFAPEEGYQTDYIRFVKEVTSRPVVGVGRFTSPDHMVSLVNKGVVDFIGAARPSIADPFLPAKVEEGRVEEIRECIGCNICVASDNMGVPIRCTQNPTMGEEWRRGWHPEKVARVANADEVLIVGGGPAGLECAMQFARAGAQVTLAEAGPELGGRARREAGLKGLGAWGRVRDYREHDLRQRANVNIYSESPLDADQVVELGIPHVFVASGATWRRDGIGRTSRRPISTAGDVAVFTPDDIMDGSVPPDGPVVIYDDDQIYMGGVLADHLRATGADVTLVTPAPVVSPWTEMTLEQVRIQRSLIEAGVEIVVGHSLVSVAAGVARLACVYSNGLRETACASLIMVTERVRETALFDALSGRGLETLELIGDAAQPGLIADAVYSGHAAFRAFGRSAEEVEAEMFRREVIEMGG; encoded by the coding sequence ATGGCCGATCCACGTTATTCGATCCTGTTCGAGCCGGTGCGTATCGGACCCGTGACGGCACGCAATCGCTTCTACCAGGTGCCGCATTGCACGGGGCTGGGCCATCTGCGGCCCCGGGCCGATGCGGCGACGCGCGCCATCAAGGCCGAGGGTGGCTGGGCCGTGGTAAGCAACCAGGAGACCGAGATACATCCCAGCTCCGACCTCACCCCCTTTCCCGAACACCGGCTGTGGGATGAACGCGATATCCCGGCCCTTCGACTGATGACGGAGCGGGTGCACGAACATGGGGCGTTGGCGGCGATCGAACTGGTGCATAACGGCTATCACGCTGCCAACCTCGGAAGCCGCGCGCCTGTGCTGGCGCCCTCCGACGTTGCGCTGCACACGCTGGTGCCGAAACAGGCGCGGGCGATGGACAAGAGCGATCTGCGTGACCTGCGACGCTGGCACCGGGCCGCGGCACTCAGGGCGAAGGAAGCCGGTTTCGATATCGTCTATTGCTACGCCGGACACGGAATGACGATCGCGCAGCATTTCCTGTCGCCATTGCTCAATACCCGCGGCGACGAATATGGCGGCAGCCTTGAAAACCGCGCGCGGCTTTTGCGCGAATTGGTCGAAGACACGAAGGAGGCGGTGGGTGATACCTGCGCCGTGGCCCTGCGCTTTGCCGTGGACGAGATGCAGGGCGTGGACGGGATGCAGGCCCATGAGGAAGGTCGCGCGGTCGTCGAGTTGCTCTCGGAACTGCCCGATCTGTGGGATGTCAACGTCTCCGACTGGTCGAATGACAGCGCCACGTCGCGTTTCGCACCGGAGGAAGGGTATCAGACCGACTATATCCGCTTCGTCAAGGAGGTGACGTCGCGCCCGGTCGTGGGGGTGGGGCGCTTTACCTCGCCGGATCACATGGTCTCGCTCGTGAACAAGGGCGTCGTGGATTTCATCGGCGCGGCGCGTCCGTCCATTGCCGATCCGTTCCTGCCTGCCAAGGTCGAAGAGGGGCGGGTCGAGGAGATTCGGGAGTGCATTGGCTGCAACATCTGCGTGGCGTCGGACAATATGGGCGTGCCGATCCGCTGCACGCAGAATCCGACCATGGGCGAGGAGTGGAGACGCGGCTGGCACCCGGAGAAGGTGGCGCGCGTTGCCAACGCCGACGAGGTGCTGATCGTCGGCGGGGGGCCGGCGGGCCTGGAATGCGCGATGCAGTTCGCGCGGGCAGGCGCGCAAGTGACGCTGGCCGAGGCTGGGCCCGAACTGGGAGGGCGCGCGCGCCGTGAGGCGGGGTTGAAGGGGCTCGGCGCCTGGGGGCGGGTCAGGGACTATCGCGAACATGATCTGCGACAGCGCGCCAACGTGAACATCTATTCCGAAAGTCCGCTCGACGCCGACCAGGTAGTCGAGCTTGGAATTCCGCATGTCTTCGTGGCGAGCGGGGCGACCTGGCGGCGCGACGGCATCGGGCGCACATCGCGTCGGCCGATTTCCACGGCCGGTGACGTGGCAGTCTTTACGCCCGACGATATCATGGACGGATCCGTTCCGCCGGACGGGCCGGTCGTGATCTATGACGATGATCAAATCTACATGGGCGGCGTTCTTGCGGATCATCTCCGCGCGACGGGGGCTGACGTGACCCTCGTGACACCTGCGCCGGTCGTCTCTCCGTGGACAGAGATGACGCTCGAGCAGGTGCGCATCCAGCGTAGCCTGATCGAGGCCGGCGTCGAGATTGTCGTCGGCCACAGCCTCGTCTCGGTCGCGGCCGGTGTCGCGCGGCTGGCCTGTGTCTACTCGAATGGCCTGCGCGAGACGGCCTGCGCCTCGCTAATCATGGTGACGGAAAGGGTGCGCGAAACGGCCCTTTTCGATGCGCTCAGCGGTCGAGGACTCGAAACGCTCGAGCTGATCGGCGATGCCGCACAGCCGGGTCTCATCGCCGATGCGGTCTATTCGGGTCACGCCGCCTTTCGCGCTTTCGGACGCAGCGCGGAGGAAGTCGAAGCCGAGATGTTCCGACGCGAAGTGATCGAGATGGGAGGGTGA